The Shewanella sp. NFH-SH190041 genome has a window encoding:
- the fadD gene encoding long-chain-fatty-acid--CoA ligase FadD, whose protein sequence is MDQPWINHLPAGVAANIDVNQFSSLVDFFECAVAKYADQPAFINMGATLTYRKLEERSRAFAAYLQNELKLQKGDRVAIMMPNLLQYPIALFGILRAGMVVVNVNPLYTPRELKHQLNDAGAKAIVVVSNFARTLEEVVDETPVESVIITGMGDLLSTPKRTLVNFVVKYIKKLVPKYHLPHALSMRQALSKGRRMQYVKPELDSSDLAFLQYTGGTTGVSKGAMLSHGNLVANVLQADGAYSPALQNGKEFVVTALPLYHVFALTVNCLLFLHKGAKNLLITNPRDVPGFISELRKYPFTALTGVNTLFNALVNNPDFATLDFSRLKLSIGGGMSVQRAVADKWQSLTQTRLLEGYGLTEASPLVTCCPYNLDGYNGSIGFPAPSTDIQVRDEEGNVLPQGETGELFVKGPQVMQGYWQRPEETVKVLDSDGWLSTGDIGYMDEKGFFFIVDRKKDMILVSGFNVFPNEVEEVVALHPKVVEVAAVGVPHEVSGELVKVFVVAKDKSLTKEVLVKHCRHHLTGYKVPKLVEFRDELPKTNVGKILRRQLRDEARKA, encoded by the coding sequence GCCAATATTGATGTTAACCAGTTTTCATCATTGGTGGACTTTTTTGAATGTGCCGTGGCCAAATATGCTGACCAGCCCGCGTTTATCAATATGGGTGCGACGCTGACTTACCGTAAACTGGAAGAGCGTAGCCGTGCTTTCGCCGCTTACCTGCAAAATGAGCTCAAGCTGCAAAAGGGTGATCGGGTCGCTATTATGATGCCGAACCTGCTGCAGTATCCCATCGCACTATTCGGCATTTTACGTGCGGGTATGGTGGTGGTTAATGTGAACCCACTGTATACCCCGCGGGAATTGAAACATCAGCTTAATGATGCTGGAGCCAAAGCCATTGTGGTGGTGTCTAACTTTGCCCGCACGCTGGAAGAGGTGGTGGATGAGACCCCGGTAGAGAGCGTGATTATCACAGGTATGGGTGATTTGCTTAGCACGCCAAAGCGCACATTGGTGAACTTTGTGGTGAAGTACATTAAAAAGCTGGTGCCTAAGTATCATCTACCCCATGCGTTATCTATGCGTCAGGCGCTGTCTAAAGGCCGCCGTATGCAATATGTAAAACCTGAATTAGATTCATCTGATCTGGCCTTTTTACAGTACACAGGTGGTACAACTGGAGTATCTAAAGGCGCCATGCTAAGTCACGGTAACCTGGTGGCCAACGTGTTGCAGGCTGATGGCGCTTATTCTCCAGCACTGCAAAATGGTAAGGAATTTGTAGTGACGGCCCTGCCGCTGTACCACGTTTTTGCCCTGACGGTAAATTGCCTGCTGTTTTTGCACAAAGGCGCTAAAAACCTGTTGATCACTAATCCTCGTGATGTACCTGGTTTTATCAGTGAGTTACGTAAATATCCATTTACTGCGCTGACCGGGGTAAACACCCTGTTTAATGCGCTGGTAAATAATCCAGATTTTGCCACCTTGGACTTTTCACGTCTGAAATTGTCTATTGGCGGTGGTATGTCGGTACAGCGCGCCGTTGCCGATAAATGGCAGAGCCTGACTCAGACCCGTTTGTTAGAAGGTTATGGCTTAACTGAAGCCTCACCACTGGTCACTTGCTGTCCATACAATTTGGACGGTTACAATGGCTCTATTGGTTTCCCTGCGCCATCGACTGATATTCAGGTTCGTGATGAAGAAGGCAATGTGCTACCTCAGGGAGAAACCGGTGAGCTATTTGTAAAAGGCCCGCAAGTGATGCAGGGATACTGGCAGCGTCCAGAAGAGACTGTCAAGGTGCTGGATAGCGATGGCTGGCTCTCAACCGGTGATATCGGTTATATGGATGAAAAAGGGTTCTTCTTTATCGTTGATCGTAAAAAAGACATGATTTTGGTATCTGGCTTCAATGTTTTCCCTAATGAAGTGGAAGAAGTGGTTGCACTGCACCCGAAAGTGGTTGAAGTGGCTGCTGTTGGTGTTCCCCATGAGGTCAGTGGAGAGTTGGTGAAGGTGTTTGTCGTTGCTAAAGACAAGTCTTTAACCAAAGAAGTATTGGTTAAGCATTGCCGTCATCATTTGACGGGCTATAAAGTGCCGAAGCTGGTAGAATTCCGCGATGAATTGCCAAAGACCAATGTCGGTAAGATTTTGCGCCGCCAGCTTCGAGATGAAGCCAGAAAAGCGTAA